In Natator depressus isolate rNatDep1 chromosome 9, rNatDep2.hap1, whole genome shotgun sequence, a single genomic region encodes these proteins:
- the ACSL4 gene encoding long-chain-fatty-acid--CoA ligase 4 isoform X2 — protein sequence MAKRLKAKPISDKPGSPFRSVTHLESLATIDIPGADTLDKLFDHAVAKFGKKDCLGTREILSEENEMQPNGKVFKKLILGNYRWLNYEDINQRVNHFGRGLAAQGLKPKSAIAIFCETRVEWMIAAQTCFKYNFPLVTLYATLGEEAVTYGLNESGASYLITSVELLESKLKTALSEIPSLKHIIYVDKKTVNKSEYPEGLEIHSMQTVEELGAKAENLDIPPSKPVPTDLALIMYTSGSTGRPKGVTMIHKNLIAGMTGQCERIPELGPKDTYVGYLPLAHVLELTAEISCVTYGCRIGYSSPLTLSDQSSKIKKGSKGDCTVLKPTLMAAVPEIMDRIYKNVMSKVQEMNYIQRTLFKIGYDYKLEQIKRGYDAPLCNILLFKKVKALLGGNVRMMLSGGAPLSPQTQRFMNICFCCPVGQGYGLTETCGAGTITEVSDYSTGRVGAPLICCEIKLRDWQEGGYTCRDKPNPRGEIIIGGPNVSMGYFKNEEKTEDFSVDENGQRWFCTGDIGEFHPDGCLQIIDRKKDLVKLQAGEYVSLGKVETALKNCPFIDNICAYAKSDQSYVISFVVPNQKKLTVLAEQKGVKGTWVEICNNPIMEAEILKEIKEVADKMKLERFETPIKVRLSPEPWTPETGLVTDAFKLKRKELKNHYLNDIERMYGGK from the exons ATGGCAAAACGCTTAAAAGCAAAACCCATCTCGGACAAGCCTGGAAGTCCATTCCGTTCTGTTACTCATCTTGAGTCACTAGCAACCATAGACATTCCTGGAGCAGACACTTTGGATAAGTTGTTTGACCATGCTGTAGCAAAGTTTGGGAAGAAGGACTGCCTTGGGACCAGAGAAATACTGAGTGAAGAGAATGAAATGCAGCCTAATGGGAAAGTATTTAAAAAG TTAATCCTAGGAAACTATAGATGGTTAAACTATGAAGACATTAACCAGAGAGTGAATCATTTCGGTAGAGGACTAGCTGCACAAGGACTAAAGCCAAAAAGTGCCATTGCCATATTCTGTGAGACCCGAGTGGAGTGGATGATTGCAGCACAGACCTGCTTCAAATACAACTTTCCTC tTGTTACTTTATATGCCACTCTTGGTGAAGAGGCAGTAACCTATGGTCTGAATGAATCTGGAGCATCATATCTAATCACTAGTGTAGAACTTCTAGAGAGTAAACTTAAG ACTGCATTGTCAGAGATCCCCAGTCTCAAACATATCATTTATGTGGATAAGAAGACTGTCAATAAATCTGAATACCCTGAAGGACTAGAGATTCATAGTATGCAGACAGTAGAAGAATTGGGAGCCAAAGCAGAAAATT TAGACATCCCTCCAAGCAAACCTGTTCCCACAGACCTGGCTTTAATAATGTATACTAGTGGGTCTACTGGGAGACCTAAAGGAGTGACAATGATTCATAAGAACTTGATAGCTGGAATGACAGGCCAGTGTGAGAGAATACCTGAATTAGG ACCCAAGGACACTTACGTTGGGTACTTGCCTCTGGCTCATGTATTAGAACTGACAGCAGAAATATCCTGCGTTACCTATGGCTGCAGGATTGGATACTCCTCTCCACTCACTCTATCGGACCAG TCAAGTAAAATTAAGAAGGGAAGCAAAGGAGACTGTACTGTACTGAAGCCCACACTGATGGCGGCTGTGCCT GAAATAATGGACCGAATTTATAAGAATGTCATGAGTAAAGTCCAAGAGATGAACTATATTCAGAGAACTCTGTTCAAGATAGGCTATGACTATAAACTGGAACAGATCAAAAGGGGGTATGATGCACCTCTGTGTAATAT ACTGCTGTTTAAAAAGGTAAAAGCATTGCTAGGAGGAAATGTGCGTATGATGCTTTCTGGAGGAGCACCTCTTTCACCTCAGACACAAAGGTTCATGAACATCTGTTTCTGCTGTCCTGTTGGCCAGGGTTATGGATTAACAGAAACCTGTGGAGCTGGAACAATTACTGAAG TTTCTGACTATAGCACTGGCAGAGTTGGGGCTCCTCTTATTTGCTGTGAGATTAAATTGAGAGACTGGCAAGAAG GGGGCTATACTTGTAGAGACAAGCCTAATCCTAGAGGAGAGATTATAATAGGTGGACCTAATGTCTCTATGGGatactttaaaaatgaagaaaagacaGAGGATTTCTCCGTGGATGAAAATGGCCAGAGATGGTTTTGTACTGGAGATATTGGAGAATTTCATCCTGACGGATGTCTACAGATCATAG ATCGTAAAAAAGATTTGGTGAAGTTGCAGGCAGGAGAATATGTATCTCTGGGTAAAGTAGAGACAGCACTGAAGAACTGTCCATTTATTGACAATATCTGTGCTTATGCCAAAAG TGATCAGTCTTATGTGATCAGTTTTGTGGTTCCTAATCAGAAGAAGCTGACTGTATTAGCTGAACAGAAGGGTGTCAAGGGAACGTGGGTAGAAATCTGTAACAATCCTATCATGGAAGCTGAGATATTGAAAGAGATTAAAGAGGTGGCAGATAAGA TGAAATTAGAGAGATTTGAAACACCAATCAAAGTACGGTTAAGCCCTGAACCATGGACCCCAGAGACTGGTCTAGTAACTGATGCTTTCAAATTGAAAAGGAAGGAATTAAAGAACCATTACCTCAATGATATCGAGCGAATGTATGGAGGCAAATAA
- the ACSL4 gene encoding long-chain-fatty-acid--CoA ligase 4 isoform X1 → MKLRLDVCAIFLLPVYFLISVYSALVFIPWYFLTNAKKKKAMAKRLKAKPISDKPGSPFRSVTHLESLATIDIPGADTLDKLFDHAVAKFGKKDCLGTREILSEENEMQPNGKVFKKLILGNYRWLNYEDINQRVNHFGRGLAAQGLKPKSAIAIFCETRVEWMIAAQTCFKYNFPLVTLYATLGEEAVTYGLNESGASYLITSVELLESKLKTALSEIPSLKHIIYVDKKTVNKSEYPEGLEIHSMQTVEELGAKAENLDIPPSKPVPTDLALIMYTSGSTGRPKGVTMIHKNLIAGMTGQCERIPELGPKDTYVGYLPLAHVLELTAEISCVTYGCRIGYSSPLTLSDQSSKIKKGSKGDCTVLKPTLMAAVPEIMDRIYKNVMSKVQEMNYIQRTLFKIGYDYKLEQIKRGYDAPLCNILLFKKVKALLGGNVRMMLSGGAPLSPQTQRFMNICFCCPVGQGYGLTETCGAGTITEVSDYSTGRVGAPLICCEIKLRDWQEGGYTCRDKPNPRGEIIIGGPNVSMGYFKNEEKTEDFSVDENGQRWFCTGDIGEFHPDGCLQIIDRKKDLVKLQAGEYVSLGKVETALKNCPFIDNICAYAKSDQSYVISFVVPNQKKLTVLAEQKGVKGTWVEICNNPIMEAEILKEIKEVADKMKLERFETPIKVRLSPEPWTPETGLVTDAFKLKRKELKNHYLNDIERMYGGK, encoded by the exons ATGAAACTTAGATTAGATGTATGTGCCATTTTCTTGCTCCCTGTGTACTTCTTAATATCTGTGTACAGTGCCCTTGTATTTATTCCATGGTATTTTCTTACCAATGCTAAGAAGAAAAAGGCTATGGCAAAACGCTTAAAAGCAAAACCCATCTCGGACAAGCCTGGAAGTCCATTCCGTTCTGTTACTCATCTTGAGTCACTAGCAACCATAGACATTCCTGGAGCAGACACTTTGGATAAGTTGTTTGACCATGCTGTAGCAAAGTTTGGGAAGAAGGACTGCCTTGGGACCAGAGAAATACTGAGTGAAGAGAATGAAATGCAGCCTAATGGGAAAGTATTTAAAAAG TTAATCCTAGGAAACTATAGATGGTTAAACTATGAAGACATTAACCAGAGAGTGAATCATTTCGGTAGAGGACTAGCTGCACAAGGACTAAAGCCAAAAAGTGCCATTGCCATATTCTGTGAGACCCGAGTGGAGTGGATGATTGCAGCACAGACCTGCTTCAAATACAACTTTCCTC tTGTTACTTTATATGCCACTCTTGGTGAAGAGGCAGTAACCTATGGTCTGAATGAATCTGGAGCATCATATCTAATCACTAGTGTAGAACTTCTAGAGAGTAAACTTAAG ACTGCATTGTCAGAGATCCCCAGTCTCAAACATATCATTTATGTGGATAAGAAGACTGTCAATAAATCTGAATACCCTGAAGGACTAGAGATTCATAGTATGCAGACAGTAGAAGAATTGGGAGCCAAAGCAGAAAATT TAGACATCCCTCCAAGCAAACCTGTTCCCACAGACCTGGCTTTAATAATGTATACTAGTGGGTCTACTGGGAGACCTAAAGGAGTGACAATGATTCATAAGAACTTGATAGCTGGAATGACAGGCCAGTGTGAGAGAATACCTGAATTAGG ACCCAAGGACACTTACGTTGGGTACTTGCCTCTGGCTCATGTATTAGAACTGACAGCAGAAATATCCTGCGTTACCTATGGCTGCAGGATTGGATACTCCTCTCCACTCACTCTATCGGACCAG TCAAGTAAAATTAAGAAGGGAAGCAAAGGAGACTGTACTGTACTGAAGCCCACACTGATGGCGGCTGTGCCT GAAATAATGGACCGAATTTATAAGAATGTCATGAGTAAAGTCCAAGAGATGAACTATATTCAGAGAACTCTGTTCAAGATAGGCTATGACTATAAACTGGAACAGATCAAAAGGGGGTATGATGCACCTCTGTGTAATAT ACTGCTGTTTAAAAAGGTAAAAGCATTGCTAGGAGGAAATGTGCGTATGATGCTTTCTGGAGGAGCACCTCTTTCACCTCAGACACAAAGGTTCATGAACATCTGTTTCTGCTGTCCTGTTGGCCAGGGTTATGGATTAACAGAAACCTGTGGAGCTGGAACAATTACTGAAG TTTCTGACTATAGCACTGGCAGAGTTGGGGCTCCTCTTATTTGCTGTGAGATTAAATTGAGAGACTGGCAAGAAG GGGGCTATACTTGTAGAGACAAGCCTAATCCTAGAGGAGAGATTATAATAGGTGGACCTAATGTCTCTATGGGatactttaaaaatgaagaaaagacaGAGGATTTCTCCGTGGATGAAAATGGCCAGAGATGGTTTTGTACTGGAGATATTGGAGAATTTCATCCTGACGGATGTCTACAGATCATAG ATCGTAAAAAAGATTTGGTGAAGTTGCAGGCAGGAGAATATGTATCTCTGGGTAAAGTAGAGACAGCACTGAAGAACTGTCCATTTATTGACAATATCTGTGCTTATGCCAAAAG TGATCAGTCTTATGTGATCAGTTTTGTGGTTCCTAATCAGAAGAAGCTGACTGTATTAGCTGAACAGAAGGGTGTCAAGGGAACGTGGGTAGAAATCTGTAACAATCCTATCATGGAAGCTGAGATATTGAAAGAGATTAAAGAGGTGGCAGATAAGA TGAAATTAGAGAGATTTGAAACACCAATCAAAGTACGGTTAAGCCCTGAACCATGGACCCCAGAGACTGGTCTAGTAACTGATGCTTTCAAATTGAAAAGGAAGGAATTAAAGAACCATTACCTCAATGATATCGAGCGAATGTATGGAGGCAAATAA